The proteins below are encoded in one region of Eulemur rufifrons isolate Redbay chromosome 2, OSU_ERuf_1, whole genome shotgun sequence:
- the PABPN1 gene encoding polyadenylate-binding protein 2 isoform X2, which yields MAAAAAAAAAAGAAGGRGSGPGRRRHLVPGAGGEAGEGAPGGAGDYGNGLESEELEPGSGAPGSQEEEEEPGLVEGDPGDGAIEDPELEAIKARVREMEEEAEKLKELQNEVEKQMNMSPPPGNAGPVIMSIEEKMEADARSIYVGNVDYGATAEELEAHFHGCGSVNRVTILCDKFSGHPKGFAYIEFSDKESVRTSLALDESLFRGRQIKVIPKRTNRPGISTTDRGFPRARYRARTTNYNSSRSRFYSGFNSRPRGRVYRGRARATSWYSPY from the exons atggcggcggcggcggcggcggcagcagcagcgggGGCTGCGGGCGGTCGGGGCTCCGGGCCGGGGCGGCGGCGCCATCTTGTGCCCGGGGCCGGTGgggaggccggggagggggcCCCGGGGGGCGCAGGGGACTACGGGAACGGCCTGGAGTCTGAGGAACTGGA GCCTGGCTCGGGAGCCCCCGgcagccaggaggaggaggaggagccgggACTGGTCGAGGGTGACCCGGGGGACGGCGCCATTGAGGACCCG GAGCTGGAAGCCATCAAAGCTCGGGTCAGGGAGATGGAGGAAGAAGCTGAGAAGCTAAAGGAGCTACAGAACGAGGTAGAGAAGCAGATGAATATGAGTCCACCTCCAGGCAATG CTGGCCCAGTGATCATGTCCATTGAAGAGAAAATGGAGGCTGATGCCCGTTCCATCTACGTTGGCAAT GTGGACTACGGTGCAACAGCAGAAGAGCTGGAAGCTCACTTTCATGGTTGTGGTTCAGTCAACCGTGTTACCATACTGTGTGACAAATTTAGTGGCCATCCCAAAGG GTTTGCATATATAGAGTTCTCAGACAAAGAGTCAGTGAGGACTTCCCTGGCCTTAGATGAGTCCCTATTTAGAGGAAGACAAATCAAG GTGATCCCAAAACGAACCAACAGACCAGGCATCAGCACAACAGACCGGGGTTTCCCACGAGCCCGCTACCGTGCCCGGACTACCAACTACAACAGTTCCCGCTCTCGATTCTACAGTGGTTTTAACAGCAGGCCCCGGGGTCGCGTCTACAG GGGCCGGGCTAGAGCGACATCATGGTATTCCCCTTACTAA
- the PABPN1 gene encoding polyadenylate-binding protein 2 isoform X1 gives MAAAAAAAAAAGAAGGRGSGPGRRRHLVPGAGGEAGEGAPGGAGDYGNGLESEELEPGELLLEPEPEPEPEEEPPRPRAPPGAPGPGPGSGAPGSQEEEEEPGLVEGDPGDGAIEDPELEAIKARVREMEEEAEKLKELQNEVEKQMNMSPPPGNAGPVIMSIEEKMEADARSIYVGNVDYGATAEELEAHFHGCGSVNRVTILCDKFSGHPKGFAYIEFSDKESVRTSLALDESLFRGRQIKVIPKRTNRPGISTTDRGFPRARYRARTTNYNSSRSRFYSGFNSRPRGRVYRGRARATSWYSPY, from the exons atggcggcggcggcggcggcggcagcagcagcgggGGCTGCGGGCGGTCGGGGCTCCGGGCCGGGGCGGCGGCGCCATCTTGTGCCCGGGGCCGGTGgggaggccggggagggggcCCCGGGGGGCGCAGGGGACTACGGGAACGGCCTGGAGTCTGAGGAACTGGAGCCTGGGGAGCTGCTGCTGGAGCCCGAGCCGGAGCCCGAGCCCGAAGAGGAgccgccccggccccgcgcccCCCCGGGAGCTCCGGGCCCTGGGCCTGGCTCGGGAGCCCCCGgcagccaggaggaggaggaggagccgggACTGGTCGAGGGTGACCCGGGGGACGGCGCCATTGAGGACCCG GAGCTGGAAGCCATCAAAGCTCGGGTCAGGGAGATGGAGGAAGAAGCTGAGAAGCTAAAGGAGCTACAGAACGAGGTAGAGAAGCAGATGAATATGAGTCCACCTCCAGGCAATG CTGGCCCAGTGATCATGTCCATTGAAGAGAAAATGGAGGCTGATGCCCGTTCCATCTACGTTGGCAAT GTGGACTACGGTGCAACAGCAGAAGAGCTGGAAGCTCACTTTCATGGTTGTGGTTCAGTCAACCGTGTTACCATACTGTGTGACAAATTTAGTGGCCATCCCAAAGG GTTTGCATATATAGAGTTCTCAGACAAAGAGTCAGTGAGGACTTCCCTGGCCTTAGATGAGTCCCTATTTAGAGGAAGACAAATCAAG GTGATCCCAAAACGAACCAACAGACCAGGCATCAGCACAACAGACCGGGGTTTCCCACGAGCCCGCTACCGTGCCCGGACTACCAACTACAACAGTTCCCGCTCTCGATTCTACAGTGGTTTTAACAGCAGGCCCCGGGGTCGCGTCTACAG GGGCCGGGCTAGAGCGACATCATGGTATTCCCCTTACTAA
- the PABPN1 gene encoding polyadenylate-binding protein 2 isoform X3 produces the protein MEEEAEKLKELQNEVEKQMNMSPPPGNAGPVIMSIEEKMEADARSIYVGNVDYGATAEELEAHFHGCGSVNRVTILCDKFSGHPKGFAYIEFSDKESVRTSLALDESLFRGRQIKVIPKRTNRPGISTTDRGFPRARYRARTTNYNSSRSRFYSGFNSRPRGRVYRGRARATSWYSPY, from the exons ATGGAGGAAGAAGCTGAGAAGCTAAAGGAGCTACAGAACGAGGTAGAGAAGCAGATGAATATGAGTCCACCTCCAGGCAATG CTGGCCCAGTGATCATGTCCATTGAAGAGAAAATGGAGGCTGATGCCCGTTCCATCTACGTTGGCAAT GTGGACTACGGTGCAACAGCAGAAGAGCTGGAAGCTCACTTTCATGGTTGTGGTTCAGTCAACCGTGTTACCATACTGTGTGACAAATTTAGTGGCCATCCCAAAGG GTTTGCATATATAGAGTTCTCAGACAAAGAGTCAGTGAGGACTTCCCTGGCCTTAGATGAGTCCCTATTTAGAGGAAGACAAATCAAG GTGATCCCAAAACGAACCAACAGACCAGGCATCAGCACAACAGACCGGGGTTTCCCACGAGCCCGCTACCGTGCCCGGACTACCAACTACAACAGTTCCCGCTCTCGATTCTACAGTGGTTTTAACAGCAGGCCCCGGGGTCGCGTCTACAG GGGCCGGGCTAGAGCGACATCATGGTATTCCCCTTACTAA